Proteins encoded together in one Thermophilibacter immobilis window:
- the pgi gene encoding glucose-6-phosphate isomerase encodes MSTIPTPVDATKTPAWAALDTRHNELVSSGFTLKSAFADNPNRVDALSFDLDDLHFDLSKNLVDKTTLGLLCDLARAVGLEQRRDAMFAGARINTTEDRAVLHTALRRPLSDAGTVMNGEQDCVADVHKTLDRMYDFAERVRSGAWTGITGKRIEHVLSIGIGGSDLGPVMVYEALKPYADAGIDCTYVSNIDPNDMAEKVRRLDPETTLCIVVSKTFTTLETLTNAREARAWLLESLRASGVLDGSAEQDAAAIKKHFVAVSTALDLVEDFGIDPANAFGFWSWVGGRYSVDSAVGLSLIVALGPQRFREFLAGFHDLDVYFQATPLEKNVVALMGLINVWYVNFWGMGSHAVLPYNQYLHRFPAYLQQLTMESNGKSVRWDGSPVSSGTGEIFWGEPGTNGQHAFYQLIHQGTRVVPADFIAFVNTPNPTRDGDQDVHELFLGNFLAQTKALAFGKTADEVRAEGTPERVVPARVFAGNRPTTSIFGTELTPHALGELIALYEHITFVEGTVWGVDSYDQWGVELGKQLAKQITPAFHDDAALAEQDASTKALIAYYREHRR; translated from the coding sequence ATGTCTACCATTCCCACGCCTGTTGATGCCACCAAGACACCTGCCTGGGCTGCCCTCGATACTCGCCACAACGAGCTCGTGAGTTCCGGGTTCACGCTCAAGAGTGCGTTCGCGGATAATCCCAACCGGGTGGACGCGCTCTCCTTCGACCTAGATGACCTGCACTTTGATCTCTCCAAGAACCTCGTCGACAAGACCACCCTGGGCCTGCTCTGCGACCTTGCGCGCGCCGTCGGGCTCGAGCAGCGCCGCGACGCCATGTTCGCGGGCGCGCGTATCAACACGACCGAGGACCGCGCCGTGCTCCACACCGCGCTGCGTCGTCCGCTCTCGGATGCGGGCACGGTCATGAATGGCGAGCAGGACTGCGTCGCGGACGTCCACAAGACGCTCGACCGCATGTACGACTTTGCCGAGCGCGTGCGCTCCGGTGCGTGGACGGGCATTACGGGCAAGCGCATCGAGCACGTCCTGAGCATCGGCATCGGCGGCTCTGACCTGGGCCCCGTCATGGTCTATGAGGCGCTCAAGCCCTACGCGGACGCAGGCATCGACTGCACCTACGTCTCCAACATCGACCCCAACGACATGGCTGAGAAGGTCCGCCGCCTCGATCCCGAGACCACGCTGTGCATCGTGGTCTCCAAGACCTTCACTACGCTCGAGACTCTGACCAATGCCCGCGAGGCTCGTGCCTGGCTGCTCGAGAGCCTGCGCGCCTCCGGGGTCCTTGACGGCTCAGCCGAGCAGGACGCCGCCGCCATCAAGAAGCACTTCGTGGCGGTCTCGACGGCGCTTGACCTGGTGGAAGACTTTGGCATCGACCCCGCCAACGCCTTTGGGTTCTGGAGCTGGGTGGGTGGCCGCTACTCGGTGGACTCCGCAGTGGGCCTCTCGCTCATCGTGGCCCTGGGGCCTCAGCGCTTCAGGGAGTTTCTGGCCGGCTTCCACGACCTCGACGTCTACTTCCAGGCCACCCCGCTCGAGAAGAACGTCGTGGCCCTCATGGGGCTCATCAACGTCTGGTACGTCAACTTCTGGGGCATGGGCAGCCACGCGGTGCTGCCCTACAACCAGTATCTGCATCGCTTCCCGGCCTACCTCCAGCAGCTCACGATGGAGTCCAACGGCAAGAGCGTGCGCTGGGACGGCTCCCCGGTGAGCTCCGGCACGGGCGAGATTTTCTGGGGCGAGCCGGGCACCAACGGTCAGCATGCCTTCTACCAGCTCATTCATCAGGGAACGCGCGTGGTTCCCGCAGACTTTATCGCCTTCGTGAACACGCCTAACCCCACGCGCGACGGTGACCAGGACGTTCACGAGCTCTTCCTGGGCAACTTCCTCGCGCAGACCAAGGCCCTCGCCTTTGGCAAGACGGCCGACGAGGTCCGCGCCGAGGGCACGCCCGAGAGGGTGGTTCCCGCGCGCGTCTTTGCGGGCAATCGCCCCACGACCTCGATTTTTGGCACGGAGCTCACGCCGCACGCGCTCGGCGAGCTCATCGCCCTCTACGAGCACATCACCTTTGTTGAGGGCACAGTCTGGGGCGTGGACTCCTACGATCAGTGGGGCGTCGAACTGGGCAAGCAGCTTGCCAAGCAGATAACCCCCGCCTTTCACGATGACGCCGCCCTTGCCGAGCAGGATGCGAGTACGAAGGCGCTCATCGCATATTATCGCGAGCACCGCAGGTAG
- the trxA gene encoding thioredoxin → MAQPITTAEFDSVLSGSDKPVLIDFWASWCGPCRALGPVVEQISNEMADQLTVYKCNVDEEPDLATKFRIVSIPTLILFKDGKPAHTMVGNTPKPELVAELKANL, encoded by the coding sequence ATGGCTCAGCCTATCACCACCGCAGAGTTTGACTCTGTTCTTTCCGGCTCCGACAAGCCGGTGCTCATTGACTTCTGGGCTTCTTGGTGCGGCCCCTGCCGCGCGCTTGGCCCCGTGGTCGAGCAGATTTCCAACGAGATGGCTGACCAGCTGACCGTTTACAAGTGCAATGTCGACGAGGAGCCCGACCTCGCCACCAAGTTCCGCATCGTCTCCATCCCCACGCTGATTCTGTTCAAGGACGGCAAGCCTGCTCACACTATGGTGGGCAACACCCCCAAGCCCGAGCTCGTGGCAGAGCTTAAGGCAAACCTGTAG
- a CDS encoding phosphatase PAP2 family protein: MNSIVQGVRSFGSGALHLIRTNALTLALLAAALVFVMLLEDVAEGEIMRLDVLAYWFFVQTLRSDVVTPVMEGFTSLSSVVVVAVMTLVVAALAPGKAPGWCVTVNIGGAGVLNILLKNIIQRPRPDGFRLVAESGYSFPSGHSMISMAFFGLVIWMVWHYHEDDVMRYVWCAVFGLIIALVGISRIYLGVHYASDVIAGFCVSIIWLVFYTKIIAPLFMPDLPVRKSAQKQISPSP, translated from the coding sequence ATGAACTCTATTGTGCAGGGCGTTCGCTCCTTTGGAAGCGGCGCTCTGCATTTGATTCGCACGAACGCCCTCACGCTCGCCCTTCTGGCCGCCGCACTCGTCTTCGTGATGCTCCTCGAGGACGTGGCCGAGGGTGAGATCATGCGTCTTGACGTTCTGGCCTACTGGTTCTTTGTCCAGACGCTCCGCTCCGATGTGGTGACCCCCGTCATGGAGGGGTTCACCTCGCTCTCCTCGGTAGTGGTCGTTGCTGTCATGACACTGGTCGTGGCGGCACTCGCCCCCGGCAAGGCACCGGGCTGGTGCGTCACCGTCAACATCGGGGGCGCCGGCGTGCTGAACATCCTGCTCAAGAACATCATCCAACGTCCCCGCCCGGACGGCTTTCGCCTTGTTGCCGAGAGCGGCTACAGCTTTCCCTCGGGACACTCCATGATCTCGATGGCGTTCTTCGGGCTCGTCATCTGGATGGTCTGGCACTACCATGAGGATGACGTCATGCGCTACGTATGGTGCGCTGTCTTTGGCCTCATCATCGCCCTGGTGGGCATCAGCAGAATCTACCTGGGCGTCCACTACGCCTCGGACGTGATCGCGGGCTTCTGCGTCTCGATCATCTGGCTCGTCTTCTACACAAAGATCATCGCGCCGCTCTTCATGCCCGACCTTCCCGTGCGAAAGAGCGCGCAAAAGCAGATTTCTCCATCTCCGTAA
- a CDS encoding metallophosphoesterase family protein: MTKTRYDIIADTHGFLSPGLLENLQGANVIVHAGDICSPSDYRTLCDIAPVQMCLGNNDWAYDYGPLVRARKIFYGSGLKWQINHYREHLNLSMSDIAICGHTHTPFVERDEWTKTLVMNPGSPTYPRHSQPSMGRIVCGDDGTILEARIIELP; encoded by the coding sequence GTGACAAAGACGCGTTACGACATCATCGCGGACACCCATGGGTTTCTCTCTCCAGGACTTCTGGAGAACCTCCAGGGTGCCAATGTAATCGTGCATGCGGGCGACATCTGCTCGCCCTCCGATTATCGGACCCTCTGCGACATCGCTCCGGTTCAGATGTGCCTGGGCAACAACGATTGGGCCTACGACTACGGGCCCCTGGTCAGGGCGAGGAAGATCTTCTATGGCAGCGGCCTCAAGTGGCAGATCAATCACTATCGCGAGCACCTCAACCTCTCGATGAGCGACATCGCCATCTGCGGGCATACGCACACGCCCTTCGTGGAGCGCGACGAATGGACAAAGACCTTGGTGATGAACCCCGGGAGCCCCACCTATCCGCGTCACTCCCAACCCTCGATGGGGCGCATCGTGTGCGGGGACGACGGAACCATCCTCGAGGCACGCATTATCGAGCTCCCGTAG
- a CDS encoding LytR/AlgR family response regulator transcription factor has product MRAMIVDDEAPARSELRYLLEETGRVDAITEASSAREAVEKLMDGKADVMFLDVSMPKTSGMQLAEALHRLKNPPSVVFVTAYSEYALEAFEVDAIDYLMKPVEPERLVQALDKVQARMKPEPQTHSSVERIPVVKSGRKVLVPIDEIRYVEAKDDYSCIYTDDDRFLSTISLAKLEQKLAPHGFFRVHRGYIVNLKYVEDVEVISSGILQLGVSGIEGKKISVSRRRVVALKRALGL; this is encoded by the coding sequence ATGCGCGCTATGATCGTTGATGATGAGGCTCCCGCCCGTTCCGAGCTGCGATATCTGCTTGAGGAAACCGGTAGGGTCGATGCCATCACGGAGGCTTCGAGTGCGCGCGAGGCCGTCGAGAAGCTCATGGACGGCAAGGCCGACGTCATGTTCCTGGACGTCTCCATGCCCAAGACGTCAGGCATGCAGCTCGCCGAGGCCCTGCACCGCCTCAAGAACCCCCCCTCCGTGGTCTTCGTGACCGCCTACAGCGAGTATGCCCTCGAGGCCTTCGAGGTGGATGCCATCGACTACCTGATGAAGCCAGTTGAGCCGGAGCGTCTTGTCCAGGCGCTTGACAAGGTCCAGGCGCGCATGAAGCCCGAGCCTCAGACGCACTCCTCGGTCGAGCGGATTCCCGTGGTCAAGAGCGGCCGCAAGGTCCTGGTCCCCATCGATGAGATTCGCTATGTCGAGGCAAAGGACGACTACTCCTGCATCTATACCGACGATGACCGCTTCTTGTCCACCATCTCGCTCGCCAAGCTCGAGCAGAAGCTTGCGCCCCATGGCTTCTTCCGCGTGCATCGGGGCTACATCGTGAACCTCAAGTACGTGGAAGACGTCGAGGTCATCTCCTCGGGCATTCTCCAGCTGGGGGTCAGCGGAATCGAGGGCAAGAAGATCTCCGTTTCGAGGCGTCGCGTGGTCGCACTCAAGCGTGCCCTAGGCCTCTAG
- a CDS encoding sensor histidine kinase, with translation MSRRGRICSRRTADALLVVCALVLTGTLAWSLQSGRLVVAMLAGCGFAAVIVMSGAVNLTSSHTRSEATERTLRVASNTLEHLGGGLTAENAHAICALLLPETNAAAIAITDVSQVLAYEGTLESRFRSGSQNTKPTLEVLESKRMETFVAMDAATQDVRRFVLGSRHESHTFGIIVPLLVQGRAVGTIKLYYGRDLDIDRTQLGIAEGLGMLLSTQLSSYELDRQAELTARAEVKALQAQINPHFLFNALNTIASFTRTNPTKARDLLREFSLFYRRTLENSEKTLIPLSQELEQTRRYLKIEKARFGEDRISESEHVEPGCERLSVPSFLVQPIVENAVRHAMRDEGTLHVDVQVATDGDDILIAVADDGLGMDHTVADRLLAGVNDPRPSGGGSRGAGMALRNVAERIERFFGAGSGVEIVSKPGEGTCVTLRLVGACEALPVWPPLAARNVENQGAGGAGATYEGTDTCAL, from the coding sequence ATGAGTCGGCGCGGGAGGATCTGCTCGCGCAGGACTGCCGACGCGCTTCTGGTCGTCTGCGCCTTGGTGCTAACGGGGACGCTCGCCTGGAGCCTCCAGAGCGGCCGCCTCGTGGTGGCCATGCTCGCGGGCTGCGGCTTTGCAGCCGTCATCGTCATGAGCGGGGCCGTCAACCTCACCTCCTCGCACACGCGCTCCGAGGCGACGGAGCGCACCCTGCGCGTCGCCTCGAACACCCTCGAGCACCTCGGCGGAGGGCTCACGGCAGAAAACGCCCACGCCATCTGCGCTCTGCTCCTGCCCGAGACCAACGCTGCGGCAATAGCCATCACGGACGTCTCGCAGGTGCTGGCCTACGAGGGGACGCTCGAGTCGCGCTTTAGGTCGGGTTCCCAGAACACCAAGCCCACGCTGGAGGTTCTTGAGAGCAAGCGCATGGAGACGTTCGTGGCCATGGATGCGGCAACGCAGGACGTGCGCCGCTTCGTCTTGGGCAGCCGCCACGAGAGCCATACCTTTGGCATCATCGTGCCGCTGCTCGTGCAGGGGCGCGCCGTGGGCACGATCAAGCTCTACTACGGGCGCGACCTGGACATCGACCGAACGCAGCTGGGCATCGCCGAGGGGCTGGGGATGCTCCTGTCTACGCAGCTCTCGTCCTACGAGCTCGACCGTCAGGCCGAGCTCACGGCCCGTGCCGAGGTCAAGGCCCTGCAGGCCCAGATCAACCCACACTTCCTGTTCAACGCGCTCAACACGATCGCCTCGTTTACGCGCACGAACCCCACGAAGGCGCGCGATCTCCTCCGCGAGTTCTCCCTCTTCTATCGCCGTACGCTCGAGAACTCCGAGAAGACCCTCATCCCGCTCTCGCAGGAGCTCGAGCAGACGCGTCGCTACCTCAAGATCGAGAAGGCCCGCTTTGGCGAGGATCGCATCTCCGAGAGCGAGCACGTCGAGCCGGGATGCGAGCGCCTCTCCGTGCCGTCCTTCCTGGTGCAGCCCATCGTGGAGAACGCGGTGCGCCATGCCATGCGCGACGAGGGGACGCTCCATGTGGACGTTCAGGTGGCGACCGACGGTGATGATATCCTTATAGCCGTCGCAGACGACGGCCTTGGCATGGATCATACGGTTGCAGACCGGCTTCTGGCCGGCGTCAACGATCCGAGGCCGTCGGGTGGCGGGAGCAGGGGGGCCGGCATGGCCCTGCGCAACGTCGCCGAACGCATCGAGCGCTTCTTCGGCGCGGGGTCAGGCGTCGAGATCGTGTCGAAGCCGGGGGAGGGCACGTGTGTGACGCTGAGGCTCGTCGGCGCATGCGAGGCTCTGCCCGTATGGCCTCCTCTCGCCGCCCGCAACGTGGAGAACCAAGGAGCCGGCGGTGCCGGCGCAACATACGAAGGGACCGACACATGCGCGCTATGA
- a CDS encoding glycosyltransferase family 2 protein gives MRPVIIIPSYWAQGNQPGTLGERGVYDYTTPIDKPLPELELCLASLEQVRGVLRVVVLVVAPPSCADSARARVNSICRAHASLNPLVIGDQEAAHVEKAVGRMAHHVTGETVSLRGYGAIKNMGLAVASVFGYDVAVFLDDDEVVLDPDFLVNAVYGLGSLTRQNLQILAKSGFFIDASGSPYAQGSDAWSEKYWTKADDFNRIMEKAQGPVRITRSNHMCGCCCALHAAAFTKIPFDPYITRGEDLDYLLNLRANGLDVWFDNAWCVRSQPPEEMAPMPSLFMQNVHRWLYEYRKLDAMNSRRDLRMVTRESLMPYPAPWLSSEVRRRVFQTALRRLIVGPDRASYLRILTRGRYEADKFARSSSSRYLSFAMVWPTIASALWEDRYLQSAILRTGEASGSVEGEEPLRSLSDPFSDTGAFSPLTDGMQ, from the coding sequence GTGAGACCCGTCATCATCATCCCCTCCTACTGGGCGCAGGGAAACCAGCCCGGAACCCTGGGGGAGCGCGGCGTCTACGACTACACCACACCCATCGACAAGCCCCTGCCGGAGCTCGAGCTGTGCCTCGCCTCTCTCGAGCAGGTGCGCGGCGTCCTGCGCGTGGTGGTTCTCGTGGTGGCACCTCCGTCATGTGCCGATTCGGCCCGCGCTCGCGTGAACAGCATCTGTCGCGCGCACGCCTCGCTCAACCCGCTCGTCATTGGCGACCAGGAGGCGGCGCACGTCGAGAAGGCCGTGGGCAGGATGGCCCATCACGTCACGGGTGAGACGGTCTCCTTGCGTGGCTACGGTGCCATCAAGAACATGGGCCTGGCGGTGGCCTCGGTCTTTGGGTACGACGTCGCGGTCTTTCTCGATGACGACGAGGTCGTGCTCGACCCCGACTTCCTGGTCAACGCCGTCTACGGCCTGGGATCGCTCACCCGGCAGAACCTGCAGATCCTTGCTAAGAGTGGCTTCTTCATCGATGCTTCCGGCTCCCCTTATGCCCAGGGCTCAGACGCCTGGAGCGAGAAGTACTGGACCAAGGCGGACGACTTCAACAGGATCATGGAGAAGGCGCAGGGACCCGTGCGGATCACGCGCTCCAATCACATGTGCGGCTGCTGCTGCGCCCTGCACGCCGCAGCGTTCACCAAGATTCCCTTTGACCCCTACATCACGCGCGGAGAGGACCTGGACTACCTTCTGAACCTGCGTGCCAACGGCCTCGACGTCTGGTTTGACAACGCCTGGTGCGTGCGCTCGCAGCCGCCCGAGGAAATGGCCCCCATGCCGTCCCTCTTCATGCAGAACGTGCACCGCTGGCTCTACGAGTATCGCAAGCTCGATGCCATGAACTCCCGCCGCGACCTCAGGATGGTCACTCGCGAGTCCCTCATGCCCTATCCAGCCCCCTGGCTCTCTTCCGAGGTGCGTCGCCGCGTGTTCCAGACGGCGCTCAGGCGTCTGATCGTGGGGCCCGATCGAGCCTCGTATCTGCGCATTCTTACGCGCGGACGCTACGAGGCGGATAAGTTCGCCCGCTCCTCGAGCTCGCGCTACCTCTCGTTCGCCATGGTGTGGCCCACGATCGCCTCGGCGCTCTGGGAGGATCGCTACCTGCAGAGCGCCATCCTGCGTACAGGCGAGGCGAGCGGCTCCGTTGAGGGCGAGGAGCCGCTGCGGTCCCTCTCCGACCCCTTCTCGGATACGGGGGCGTTTTCCCCGCTGACGGATGGTATGCAATGA
- a CDS encoding QueT transporter family protein, whose protein sequence is MIAATYAALTLVTMLFLGSLAWGPVQFRVSEAVCVLALFTADAVPGLALGCVIANLANIALSGTGMLGMLDVVFGGLATLVGAWLTWRLRARLTLALLGPVLANALIVPAYLPLLLRGVGFYTIPFTSIALDGAYPAMYLFGLVATALGEAVVMYVLGLPLARALRRTPLPGKLKDDAATRA, encoded by the coding sequence ATGATTGCCGCCACGTACGCGGCTCTCACCCTGGTTACCATGCTCTTCCTGGGCAGCCTTGCCTGGGGGCCCGTGCAGTTTCGCGTCTCGGAGGCGGTCTGCGTTCTGGCCCTGTTCACTGCCGACGCCGTTCCCGGCCTCGCGCTGGGCTGCGTGATCGCCAATCTTGCCAACATCGCCTTGTCCGGCACCGGCATGCTCGGCATGCTCGACGTCGTCTTTGGGGGACTTGCCACCTTGGTGGGCGCCTGGCTCACGTGGCGCCTGCGCGCGCGTCTCACCCTCGCCCTTCTGGGCCCCGTGCTCGCGAACGCGCTTATCGTGCCCGCCTACCTCCCGCTCCTGCTCAGGGGCGTTGGCTTCTACACGATTCCGTTCACCAGCATCGCTCTCGACGGCGCCTACCCGGCCATGTACCTCTTTGGCCTCGTGGCCACCGCCCTTGGCGAGGCCGTGGTCATGTACGTCCTGGGTCTGCCTCTCGCGCGAGCCCTGCGCAGGACGCCGCTCCCCGGCAAGCTCAAAGACGACGCTGCGACGCGAGCTTAG